A region from the Triticum aestivum cultivar Chinese Spring chromosome 3D, IWGSC CS RefSeq v2.1, whole genome shotgun sequence genome encodes:
- the LOC123079158 gene encoding serine carboxypeptidase-like 2 gives MARLLLLLLVVVDLAFSSPAAAYERRRNAITHVKGFDGPLPFYLETGYVEVDDTHGTDLFYYFIQSERSPKEDPLILWITGGPGCSALSGLFFEIGPLKFDVAGYTEGFPTLVYFEDSWTKVSNVIFLDAPVGTGFSFAREEQGLNVSLTGTGAQLRIFLEKWIADHPEFASNPLYIGGDSYSGYTVPVAALEIANHNDAGHASGGPKLNLQGYLVGNPGTDDRYDTPGKVPFMHGMGLISDELYEAAQVSCSRDDFVTPSNARCANALDAISVVTTDINPVHVLEPFCGLALRDPGGATVFTKTARLLLQDNLQHRLALPVECRDNGYRLSYIWSDDAEVRETLGIRDGSVGAWSRCTTLAHFRHDVRSAVPYHINLTRRGYRALVYNGDHDLDFTFVGTQAWIRTMGYPVVAPWRPWYSKQQVAGFTTEYAYNLTYATVKGAGHTAPEYRPKECLDMLDRWTSPAGKL, from the coding sequence ATGGCcaggctgctcctcctcctcctcgtggtCGTCGACCTGGCCTTCAGCTCGCCGGCGGCAGCGTACGAGCGGCGGCGGAACGCCATCACGCACGTCAAAGGGTTCGACGGCCCTCTGCCTTTCTACCTGGAGACGGGGTACGTGGAGGTGGACGACACGCACGGCACGGACCTCTTCTACTACTTCATCCAGTCGGAGCGCAGCCCGAAGGAGGACCCCCTCATCCTGTGGATCACCGGCGGCCCCGGCTGCTCCGCGCTCTCCGGCCTCTTCTTCGAGATCGGCCCTCTCAAGTTCGACGTGGCCGGCTACACCGAGGGGTTCCCGACCCTGGTCTACTTCGAGGACTCGTGGACCAAGGTGAGCAACGTCATATTCCTCGACGCGCCCGTCGGCACGGGCTTCTCCTTCGCGCGGGAGGAGCAGGGCCTCAACGTCAGCCTCACCGGCACCGGCGCGCAGCTCCGGATATTCCTTGAGAAGTGGATCGCCGACCACCCCGAGTTTGCCTCCAACCCGCTCTACATCGGCGGCGACTCCTACTCCGGCTACACCGTCCCGGTCGCCGCGCTCGAGATCGCCAATCATAATGATGCCGGCCACGCAAGCGGAGGCCCCAAGCTCAACCTGCAGGGCTACCTGGTGGGCAACCCTGGCACGGACGACAGGTACGACACCCCGGGCAAGGTGCCTTTCATGCACGGCATGGggctcatctccgacgagctctaCGAGGCGGCGCAGGTCAGCTGCAGCCGGGACGACTTCGTCACCCCGAGCAACGCGCGGTGCGCCAACGCTCTCGACGCCATCAGCGTGGTCACCACCGACATCAACCCCGTGCACGTCCTGGAGCCCTTTTGCGGCCTCGCGCTGCGAGACCCCGGCGGCGCCACCGTCTTCACGAAGACGGCAAGGCTGCTGCTCCAGGACAACCTGCAGCATAGGCTGGCCCTCCCTGTCGAGTGCCGGGACAACGGGTACCGGCTGTCGTACATCTGGTCGGACGACGCAGAGGTGAGGGAGACGCTGGGCATCCGCGACGGCTCCGTCGGCGCGTGGAGCCGGTGCACCACGCTGGCGCACTTCCGGCACGACGTGCGAAGCGCAGTACCGTACCACATCAACCTGACGCGCCGGGGCTACCGGGCGCTGGTGTACAACGGTGACCACGACCTGGACTTCACCTTCGTCGGCACGCAGGCATGGATCAGGACGATGGGCTACCCCGTGGTGGCGCCCTGGAGGCCGTGGTACTCCAAGCAGCAGGTCGCGGGGTTCACGACGGAGTACGCCTACAACCTCACCTACGCCACCGTCAAGGGCGCCGGGCACACCGCGCCGGAGTACCGCCCCAAGGAGTGCCTCGACATGCTTGACAGATGGAcctcgcccgccggcaagctcTGA